The Cognaticolwellia beringensis genome segment TGTTAATTGCCCTTTACCTAATAATTTATCAAAGCCAACCGCATCGTTAAGTAGCGGCTCGGCATTAATATTGGCTAAATCAAATTTGGTGGTGATTTGGTAAGGTTTTTTATTGGCGTTAACTTTAATCGCGCCACTGCCACTGCCTTCATAACCCTGAAAGCTTTTCAATTGCACATTCGCAACGCTATTGTTTAATACAACGGCTATCTCATTCTTACCCAATTTAATATCTCGGACGAATAACTGACTCGATTTAATTGAAATATCGGCATTTAATGAAGCCAAAGCGGATAAATCAAGCGCAGTATCATCCCAAACAATCGGTTGACTAGCCGTATCATCTGCTGGTGTTGCTTCTGAGGTTGGCTCAGGTAAATAAGGGTTAAGGTCAAGTATGCCCAAATCGATATTGCTGACAAGTTTCAGTGGTGTAGATAAGGTAATGGTCGTTGAACCTTTAAATGCTAAAGCGTCTAAATTAACCATTAACTCATTAAGGGTGAGATTATCGTTAGCAAAGCCCATATTGGTACTAAATGAGAATTTATTAAAAGCTTCATCTTTAGCGGCCAATGGAATGTTCTGCCAGTTTAGTAACTTCTTAACAGAATCTCCTGAAACCGATAATTTACCACTTAGCTCTTTGCCTTGTTGTACCACATCACCTTTATAGGTTAATTTTACTAAGGCGGATGTTAAGTCTAATTCAACTGAAAATGGCTGGTTATTAATCGCTTTTGCAGGTGTGGTAATACTTGATTCAAGTTCAAGCACTTGTGTCATATATCTAACACTGCCTGAGAGATTAAGGGGTTCTCGTAACGAGGGAAGTTTTACCGCTAAATTTAGCTGATCAATGACTTTAGTTTCTTTACTTTGATGATCGATAAAAGTGAGCTTGCCACCATTAATTTCTACTTGACCAAGACTAATATCAAAAGCATCAGGTAAATTAATTGATTTATCATCAGTTGGTGATTGTTCAGTTGTACTTTCAGCCCCAGCCAGAGTTGAGAACTGCCAGTTCACCGTACCATCAACACTTTTTTCTAGCAGGATGTCGGGATCATTAATAACAAACTTCTCAATGGCTAACTCACCAGAAAACACTGAAAGCCAAGGGATATGGATCATTAATTCACTAATGCTTGCCATATCAGGTTTAGAGCCACCTGTTACATTGGAAAAGTGCACATCGTTTAGCACCAAAGATAACGAAGGAAATACACTTAAACTCTGTTCACCATCAACCGTTAACGTTCGACCTGTCGATTGCTCTACTTTAGTGCTTACTTGGTTAAATATATCCTCAGTCGATATTAATTGCGTGGCAACTACTATCAATAAAACAATGATAAAAATAATTACAGCGAAGGATTTTAAGAATATTTTCATAATGGCTCTTAATTAACGGAAGTTAATGTCTACTATAGTAAATAAGTAGATTAAATTCATTGAATTGGCAAAAAATACTCTGGTGAATTTTTTTAGCCAGAGTATTTAAATATATTGTTATTAATGAAGCAAAGTATACTTTTTATCGGGGATTGTAAACGCGTTGAAATCACAGTTTTTTGTGTTGTGAAGTAGATAAATATTAAGACAAGAATGTAGACAAATAAATACAAAAAAAGTATTGATTAAATACCAATTAGACATATTATGTCGTAGTTGCGTTCACTTACTTGGAGTTTATCATGCAGCGTATTGTATTATTTCTATTAACTAACTTAGCCATTATGGTTGTGTTAAGTATTACCATGAGTATTTTAATGTCAGTATTTGGCATTGATCGCCAAGGCATGGGCGGCTTACTTGTCATGGCGAGTGTTTTTGGTTTCGGTGGCTCTTTTATTTCATTGCTAATGTCGAAGTGGATGGCGAAGCGCTCAGTGGGGGCTTATGTTATTGAACAGCCGAAAAACAACACTGAAAAGTGGTTACTTGAAACCGTTAAACGTTATGCCCAACAAGCTAAAATTGGCATGCCAGAAGTAGCGATTTTTGAATCACCCGACATGAACGCTTTTGCTACCGGTGCCAATAAAAACAATGCCTTAGTGGCAGTTAGCACTGGTTTGCTAGCCCATATGACACAAGAAGAAGCGGAAGCTGTTATAGGTCATGAAATTAGCCATGTGGCTAATGGTGACATGGTAACGTTAACCTTAGTACAAGGAGTCGTGAATACTTTTGTAATTTTCTTAGCACGCGTGATCGCTGGCCTTATTGATAACGCCACCCGGAGTAACAATTCAAATGGTGCTGGCTTAGGTGGTTTTGCATATTTCGGCATTGTGTTTGTTTTAGAAATGCTCTTGGGTGTGCTTGCCAGTACGATTGTGGCTTGGTTTTCTCGAAAAAGAGAATTTCGCGCCGATATCGGTGGTGCTCAGTTGGCAGGTACTGCCGCGATGATTGGCGCGTTGGAGCGACTTAAACGCAGCCAAGAGAGCCATTTAGAAGGTTCTATGATGGCGTTTGGTATCAATACTAAATCATCTTTTAGTCAACTTTTTGCTACGCACCCGCCATTAGATGATCGTATAAAGGCGTTGAAAGCAATGTAACTGATTCAAATCTGCGAGGGCTGTTTATGTAGCATACATGATTAGTTATGGCCCTAATGCCTAAGCACTTATGGTATACTTGCTGACCTCGCAGACTCTTCTTTTTATAGTTTTAATTTTGGATTTTTAATGATCAACGTTGGCGTTATTGGGTATGGCATGTCAGCCAATATCTTTCATTTACCTTTTATAGAATCAAATGATAATTTTACCTTTATAGCGATAAGTACTCGCCAAAAAGAGACGGTTCAAGCAAAGTATAAAAAGGTGCGAATTTTCGATACTCCTGATGAATTAATTCAAAGTTCATTGGTTAGCTTAGTTGTTATTACTGCGCCAAATGATGTGCATTATAAAATAGCCAAAAGTTGCTTAGAAAATGGCTTACATGTTGTTATTGAAAAGCCCATGGTGACGTCATCTATTCAAGCACAAGAATTAATCGAACTCGCCAATAAAAATAACTGTTTATTATCGGTTTATCATAATCGCAGGTGGGATGGTGACTTTTTAACGGTTAAAAAGTTGCTAGCAAATAATCGTTTAGGAGAGCTTAAAGTTTTTCAGTCTTGTTTTGACCGCTTCCGTCCTGAAGTTAGAACTAAATGGAAAGAGCAAGCGGGCGAGGGGACAGGTATATTATATGATTTAGGCTCACACCTTATTGATCAAGCATTAACATTATTTGGCTTACCTACCGCTATCACTGCACGTTGCTTAGCATTACGTGAAGCATCTAAGACGACAGATTATTTTGATATTCAATTACATTATGCCAACATGGAAGTTAAATTAAGTTCTAGCCCATTTATGGCAGGCCCTATTAAACGTTTTCAACTGGAGGGAACTTTGGGGAGTTATATTAAGTTTGGACTTGATCCCCAAGAGCAACAACTTAATGACGGTATCGATGTTAATGCTGATGCATTTGCATATGATGACGAAATAAATATTGGCACTCTATACCTTGGCGAACACGCAGAGATAGTTCCGACTGAGCGCGGTTGTTATCAATCATATTATCATAATATTGCTAACGCGATTAATAACAGGTGTTTGACAGATGACTCGTTAGTAAGCGCCACTGAAGCGATGCAAGTTATTCAATTAATTGAATTAGCACAATGGAGTAGCGATCAAGGAAAAACAGTTTCACTTACTGTGGGATAAG includes the following:
- the htpX gene encoding protease HtpX, coding for MQRIVLFLLTNLAIMVVLSITMSILMSVFGIDRQGMGGLLVMASVFGFGGSFISLLMSKWMAKRSVGAYVIEQPKNNTEKWLLETVKRYAQQAKIGMPEVAIFESPDMNAFATGANKNNALVAVSTGLLAHMTQEEAEAVIGHEISHVANGDMVTLTLVQGVVNTFVIFLARVIAGLIDNATRSNNSNGAGLGGFAYFGIVFVLEMLLGVLASTIVAWFSRKREFRADIGGAQLAGTAAMIGALERLKRSQESHLEGSMMAFGINTKSSFSQLFATHPPLDDRIKALKAM
- a CDS encoding oxidoreductase; protein product: MINVGVIGYGMSANIFHLPFIESNDNFTFIAISTRQKETVQAKYKKVRIFDTPDELIQSSLVSLVVITAPNDVHYKIAKSCLENGLHVVIEKPMVTSSIQAQELIELANKNNCLLSVYHNRRWDGDFLTVKKLLANNRLGELKVFQSCFDRFRPEVRTKWKEQAGEGTGILYDLGSHLIDQALTLFGLPTAITARCLALREASKTTDYFDIQLHYANMEVKLSSSPFMAGPIKRFQLEGTLGSYIKFGLDPQEQQLNDGIDVNADAFAYDDEINIGTLYLGEHAEIVPTERGCYQSYYHNIANAINNRCLTDDSLVSATEAMQVIQLIELAQWSSDQGKTVSLTVG
- a CDS encoding AsmA family protein is translated as MKIFLKSFAVIIFIIVLLIVVATQLISTEDIFNQVSTKVEQSTGRTLTVDGEQSLSVFPSLSLVLNDVHFSNVTGGSKPDMASISELMIHIPWLSVFSGELAIEKFVINDPDILLEKSVDGTVNWQFSTLAGAESTTEQSPTDDKSINLPDAFDISLGQVEINGGKLTFIDHQSKETKVIDQLNLAVKLPSLREPLNLSGSVRYMTQVLELESSITTPAKAINNQPFSVELDLTSALVKLTYKGDVVQQGKELSGKLSVSGDSVKKLLNWQNIPLAAKDEAFNKFSFSTNMGFANDNLTLNELMVNLDALAFKGSTTITLSTPLKLVSNIDLGILDLNPYLPEPTSEATPADDTASQPIVWDDTALDLSALASLNADISIKSSQLFVRDIKLGKNEIAVVLNNSVANVQLKSFQGYEGSGSGAIKVNANKKPYQITTKFDLANINAEPLLNDAVGFDKLLGKGQLTWDLSTKGISQRDFIQQLNGHLDISFIDGAVKGVNLAAIAKSASSIMQGNLSAVSLDSDFSNADKTDFAALTGKFTLTNGVANTDNLSLNNPFIRISGTGDIDLPKTNVNLQVKSKIVASTQGQAAESTDAGVVIPIKITGPFHNIKIRPDVSSGAKDKVKDKVKDKLKDKLKGLFG